The Patescibacteria group bacterium genomic interval ACGCAAGCTCAGACCAATGTTCAAAATCTCAAAAGCGAGTTAGAGAATATTAATCAGCAATTAGAGAAACTGCTTGATGTCTATTTGAGCGATACAATCTCGACTGACGAATACACCGCTAGAAAACAAAAAATCCTAACTCGCAAGTTAGAACTTAATGAGAAAATCAAAGATTTTGAACATAATAACTGGTCTTGGGTCGAACCGGCTCGTGAGTTTATTTTATCGCTCAACCAAGCTGATAATCTGCTACGAAATTCAGAAAAGTCAGATCTGGCCGCATTTCTAAAAAATATCGGGTCGAACCGCATTTTACAAAACCGCCAATTGCTTTTTGATTATAAAATTCCGTATGATTTGGTCGCCGCCTGCGGTGGCGAGGAGCGGAAAAATTTGACTATTCCTTTCTGGTGCGCCCAGCTGGACTCGAACCAGCGACCATCAGCTTAAAAGGCTGTTGCTCTACCGACTGAGCTATAGGCGCGTAATGTTTAGTATTAAATTGTTTTATCTTTCTTAGTTGCTGTTCGACCTGTCGGTCGAAGTTGCTCTTCCTCAACAGCGCTGATTTTATGAAACTATTTAATATTATACAGTAAATAATTTCTTTTGGCAAGTCCCTTGTGGAGAAATAAATCAAAACAAATATTGCTCTTGACAAAATATTAAAAATACTGTAAGATATGTTGAAGTTCGTTAAAAGCACTTTAAAACTTAATGTTTCAGATTAGCCGTTAAACAGCCAACCGCCCAAATCATTGGGCAAAATAGGAGAAAAAGCCATGGCCCCGCATTGTCTGCTACCCAATTGTATACTACTCATCTTCCTTTTTCTTGTTGCCTTGCAAATCACGCCGTTTATAATTTTTTGGGCCTGGCTAAGCTGTTCCGCGATCAAGGCATTTGTTACCGACAATAAATCCTGGCACTTGAGTAAAAAACAGGATTGGTTTCTCTATAACTTTTGCCTATACCGATCTTTTCTTTACGAGGTTGTTAGTTTTACGGAACTTAGCGATGATATTGAGCGTGGCTATCAAGCAATAAAAAGCACCAACAACAATTACTTGGTTGTTATAAGGGATGTACTTATTATTTATCTTATTAACCTCATCATCTTGGCCATCTCATTCTTTGCCCTAACGGTTATATTAGTAGTCGTTACCATAACTTTCCCGATCAGTCTTTATGTTTTCCTGGCCATGTCAGGGTTCGCTTTGATCATTGGGACTGGTTATGTGTCCTTACGCCTGGCGCGTTTCTTCTATCGCCTGCAAAGAAGGCTGAACATATCCGGAGAAAAAATAAAGTTTTAAAACCGCAACCAATTGGGAGGATAAAAAATGCATTCCTTCATGCCCTTTGCCGGCTGGCTTTTCCTAATGGTCTTTGTCTTGACCCCCGTCTCTTACTACAGCTGTTTGCTTATCAATTGGACTATTCTTTATGTTAAAGACGAAAAATGGCAAGCCTCCAAAACAATCAGGGATCTGCGTTATTATCTCTGTTGGGAGTGGCTGATTTCTGGAATTCTCGATGTGCTGAACCGAACAGAAAATAACTTGCTAGACCTAACAGGAAATAACTATTATGATAACATCTTAAAGGAAGGCATAGACTACTACATCGGAATTCCCTTTATTGCGAATGTCATTATGTTTATTTTCTTTATTTGCGTTACTCTGGTGAGTCTGATAATTCTTATAGAATTTGGCTTATTCTGGCTCTTAGCAATATTGGGGCTGATACTCTGTGCCGCGATTTATTACCTTGTTATTCGCTTGATACGCTTCTTCTATCGTATGCAAAAAAAATTAAACAAAAAAGGCAAAGAGGTGGCTTTTTGAGAACCGCCGGAAACCAACATATGAGCCAAACCCGTCTTGCGCTCATAGAACTAAACACTGTTATATCGGATAGGAGGCATGAATGACGAATAAAGAAAATCCCGATGCCATTACTTTACCAAAAATCAAAGGAGTGGTAGAAATACCCAACTGCGGACTTTATGCCAAGGGTCCGCGAAAATTAAGAAAGCTCTTTGAGTGGCTAAGCCAATACTACGATATTGAGGACTGTTCCAAGAATGAAAGCTACCCCTCTCCCGGCACTTGGTATGCCAGAATAAAGCCGAGCTTGGTGCATGAATGTGTCAAATGTAATTGGTGCGGATCCTATATAAACCCAGTGGGAGTCGGTATCCATGGTCATCGTTGCGAAATCTGCAATAAGATAACAATGGAAAGATTCACCCATAACGGCACGATCCGTTTCCGTTTCGCAGATGACTGCGATATTTCCGATATTGAAATGAGAATATTCGGCTATGATGACGCTACCGAAAGCATACTGCTCTATCCGAATATAGTATCAAGCGAAAGATGCTTCATACTTACACAACAACAAGCTCATAAAAAATTCAAAAGATTTTCTGCTAGCTGGCAAGAGGTGGAACGCAACGGCCAAAAGCTGATCGCCATCCCCAGAAGCAATATTAATTCGGTTGAGATCATAGGCCAAAAAAGACATTATAAAGCAGTCAGACTATTTGCCGGTAAAGAGTACGATGGTTGGCCCCTCAACGATCTGCCCGTCACTGAGTCATACATGATTTATGAGGCCTGGCGTTGGGCGCCACTTAGGCCATCGCCAAAACTGCACGAGAGCATAATCCATGCCGCAGGCATGGTCAGTCGAGTTGATTTTTATTATCAGGATGGTCGCCGGGCCTTTGACGACATTCACCTTCAACGCATGCGGCGATTTGTCCATCATTTTACCACTCTTGACCTTAATGAGTGGGATCGGATGATCAGCCAAAATGATTTATCCGGCCCAAGCATGATTAGGGCGATCGCTCGTCTCTGCCACCCCAACGCACAAGTACGAAATAAACCGAACATCAGCAATTTAATTGACGCCACTGCTAAAATCGCTGATGGAGAAAGTCTTTGTATGAATGAAATGATGGCCGCAGCCGATGCTCTGAAAAATCCCAGAATCTGCAGGGAGTTCATTGATATTATGGGATGTGGTATCAAAATCCAAAACATATAAAACAAAACAAGCACCTTACGGAGCTCCGGCCAAACTGGAGCTCTTTTTAATTTCCGCCTTCTTAATATTAAGAAGGCTTTTTTAATACAAAATTTTAACACAAAAAAAGCCGGCGCCATAAAGCAACCGGCCCTAACAAAAAGTTTCAAATGAGCAAAAGTCAAATGGAAAGGGAGGAACGATAACCGTCGAGCTGTTCCTTCCAAACCTGAAGGAGTTTTGGCTGAGCCGGTTCTGTTACAAACCATTGAACCTTTTGCCAATACGACAAATAAGGTGACGGATTAAATAGACGATCACTAAGAGCTAACTGCTCAATCAATGCCCGGCCATTGGAAAATTCTGCGAATAAGCTATTAACAGCACGGATACCAGTCAGACCCAAATCAGCCCAAGTTACCAGGATTTCGCCATCACTTGAAGCCAACTCTTTGGCTATAGGCGGAGCAGATTCATCACTCTCAACTAATATTTCAAACATGCGCCGGTTAGGCAGACGATCGCCTGCCGATACATAACAGCCGTTTGCTGTCGGCCATAACACAATCCCGCACTTCTTAAAATGGATAAAACAAGAAGCACACAAAGAAATTCGCAAATCAAATTTACTCTTTTGACCTTCCACTAAGCGGAAATTCCACCAATTGCTGGGCAAAAAATCCGAATTATTTTCTTGCGGATTATTATCCACTAAAGTAAAAATTTCATTATAGCAATCGGGACGCAGTTGCTGCCGAATCCCTAGGGAAGCCAAAACCGCCAGCAATCTATTATCCAATACATATTCTTTAATCGGTTTGGAAGACGCTCCCGGCCGATCCGAATATAAATAGCCAAACTCCAACCCCTTAAAGGCTATGGCCTTTTGCAGAAGATCCGATTCCGTTAAAGCTTCTTGACCGACTACCAAAGGTCCGAACATTGGAGGCGAAACGACTTTATTTCCCATAATCCTACTCCTTTCTATTGTTGTTCAGTACTGTTTAAAGTGCGAATTAAACAAAATCTGTCTAATTGTCTGGATAGAGATTACAACAAAGTGGGCAAAAAAGCAAGCCTTTGGACCTAATAAAGTTATACCCCTTGGCGTGTGCATAAACTGTCCAAAACTCTTCAAAACCGGTGGTTTGCCAAGGTGGGACAATTAAGGTAAAATGTAAGGGACTTGAATGCCCTAAAGGTGACAAATATGTCCGACAACTCCTTACGCAAACTGCCGCCGCAAAACCTGGAAGCCGAGCAATCGCTTTTAGGCGCTTTATTGATTGACAAGGATGCCATTATCAAAATCGCCGATCTCATCACATCCGAAGATTTTTACCAGACGGCGCACGGCATTATCTATTCTGTCATTTTGGAATTGTTTGAACGCAAAGATCCGATTGACATTTTAAGTTTGAGTAGCCGATTGAATGAATTGGGTAAAATCGATCTGGTTGGCGGACGCAGTTATCTGATTACCCTGACCAACCAAGTGCCTTCGGCGGCGCATGTCGTATCTTATGCGCAAATCATCCAGAAAAAAGCCACCCTGCGCCGACTGATTGCCGCCGCTTCCAATATTTTGGATCTGGGCTATCAAGAAGACAAAGAAGTCAACGAAATCCTGGACAAGTCCGAGCAGTCTGTTTTCGCGGTTTCGCAAAAATTCTTAAAAGAAAAATTCACCCACATCAAAGATGTGCTGACTGGCGCCTTTGACCGCATTGACGAATTGCATCGCGAGAAAGGCAAGTTGCGCGGTTTGCCCACCGGCTTTACTGAAATGGATAACGTTTTAGGGGGGTTGCAAAAATCCGATTTGATTATTCTGGCCGCCCGCCCTTCGGTCGGCAAGACGGCTTTGGCCTTGGATATCGCCCGCAACGCCGCCATCCGCCACAAAAAATCCGTCGGCATCTTCTCGTTGGAAATGTCCAAGGAGCAATTAGTTGATCGTTTGATTTCTGGCGAAGCAGGAGTAGATATGTGGAAGATGCGTACCGGCCGACTATCCGAAGCCGGCGAAGATTTCCCCCGTATCGGCCACGCCATGAGCGAATTGTCGGAAAGCAATATTTTTATTGACGATTTTGCCAACACTAATGTCATGGAACTCCGCACCAAGGCGCGAAGATTGCAAATTGAACATGGACTGGATTTGATCATCCTGGATTATTTGCAATTAATGGAGGGTTCGGGTAGCCGCCAATCATCGGAAAGCCGCGTGCAAGAAATCGCCGAAATATCCCGCGCTCTTAAGGGTTTGGCGCGCGAACTCAATATCCCCGTTTTGGCGCTATCCCAGTTATCCCGCGCCGTGGAAATGAATAAGCCGGCCATCCCTAAGTTATCGCATTTGCGCGAATCCGGCTCCATTGAACAGGACGCGGATGTGGTTATGTTTATTTATCGCAAGGCCTCCGACAGGAATTTTGACATCAATTCCTTAACCGAAGAAGAAAAGCACTCGGCGGAAATCCATGTCGCCAAACACCGCAATGGCCCGACCGGCCTGGTGCATTTGTATTTTGAAGGCAATACTGTATCATTTAAAAATTTAGACAGAAGCTATAATCAATAACCGGCTATAAAGTCTGCAAAGTCAATGGTCTGCTGGTAAACAGAGCCAATAAACCTAAAAAATTAACTTTAATAACTTTTAACTCTTAACCAAACTTATATGTTCAGTAAAATCAAAGCCATTCAGGATTTAAAAAATCAAGCCAACACCATCAAAAAAGCCTTAGCTGAAGAAGCAATTGAAGGCCAAGGCGGTTGGGGCAAAGTGAAAATCTCCATGGATGGTAATCAGGAAGTCAAATCCGTAGTCATTGATCAGGAAATCGTGGGCGATAAAACCAAACTGGAAACGGCCGTCAAAGAAGCGGTCAATGACGCCGTCAAAAAAGTCCAGCGCGTCATGGCCAACAAGATGTCGCAAATGGGCGGACTCAATATTCCGGGAATGGGCAAATAAATAAAGAGGCCACACAACAAAACAAATAAAAAAACGCTTCACGGCTTTGCCCGCGAGGCGTTTTAATGTACAACATGATTGTGCTTGTACTACAAGCCTAATAACTCTCTTTCCAGTGATGTCAATCTATGTTTAAGGTGGCTATTCCTCTTTATATGACCGCGCAATCGCGGTATCTCTTTCTCTGAAAGAATTTCTATCAAGGAGGGACAACTGCCGGAAACCGACTTCTTCCCAGAAGGCCATACAAAATCGGCAGTATTCGGGATAAAACCATTCCGGCCATCCTGAGTCAAAACAAGGACCTCCCTGACAACCCCATCTCCGCCCCACCAGCCGATGCCATAACTGGCGATTGAGGCCAGAATTGAATCATCATAAAATCCCCGAGAATCAAAATCACAGGCCAAGCATACTGAGTGTTCGCGCTTACTGCTAAGAACTTCATAGCATCTGGCTAAACGCCAACCGGACAAATCCTGCAAATCTGTCAAATCAAGAATGGTTTGTTTAGGTATTACTCGTTTTTTAGGCATTATTTGTCTCCTTGGGCTTAGCCCGGTCTTTTTACATCGTTTACGTTAATTGGTTTTAATGGACTGTTTAGTTGACACTTTATTATATCATACCATAAATATTTTGTCAATAGTGATAATCTCCGATGGACTTCCACCTCAAACCGTGGCATATTCTATTACAGCAGGATATAAAACACGATAAAATTACTTCGGCTAAAAAACACCTCGGGTCAAGCTATGAGGTGTTTTTTATATAATCGTCCTGCCGAGATAACAAATTACGCCAACGTTCAAGTAGCGTTAATAGCTATCTGCGAACAAAATTGTCAACAGACGGGTGTTTCTCTAATAACGGCACCAATCCGCTTATTATCTCTAATAATCGTTGCCGAGATTTTATCAGCCGGCCGCCAAAACGTTCTTCATAATCAGGAATACCGGCAATAATATTACCAACATCATTAATAGCATTTACAAAATCATACGATGAATTAATTTTGTCAAAAAGCGGATCAAGATCAACTAAATATATATGGCTGACTGAATCGCCCTTCTGCTGACCGAAGATATACTGAGAAAAACTATCCACATCGCATAAATACTCTTTGCCGGATTCACCTGATTTAATAACATCAAAGTAATAACTGCCCAATGAAAGGATAAGATCATCAAATTCTGAAATAAGCCTTTTTTTATCAGCCGATGACAATGGCGTAGAGTCTGTTTCATCGACTAACTTGGATAAATTATGGCCTTCCACCTTATTGGCCAGAACAAAAACCGCCGGCCTGTTAGCATTATCCTTACCGACAACAAACTGCATTTTGGGCAAGCGAACATGGTAATCATCAGCCAATTCCCTAAACAAATCATTGCCAATATGCGCCTGCTCAACAACGGTCCTGCTAACATCGGCTTCTTGACTATCAGTATCTCTGTCAAAAGCCATCGCCCTAACAAACACCTGATCTTACCCTTGTCTAATTTCTCCTAAATGCAATTCGTTGTACCTTGAGTGCACAAAATCAACCCTAGCCAAAGGAACCTGATTCTCTCCCTCGTTCCTTGGCAGGCGTCCCCGATACCAATTTACGCTCTCTCTATTTTCCATAATGATTATAATTCATTCAAATAATCCCGCATATTATTCTTCAAACTCGCATCCGCCACCAGATTAGGCTGCTTCAGAAATTCAGAAATTTTTAATTTGAGTTTTTCTTTTACCGGACTTAAATCTATCCCTAAATCTTCCTCGATTCCCTTAACGTCATAAACCAGACTACTTAATGCCGCTCGTGATAAATGATCCTGGTTATTAATGCGAATTTCAATATCAATCATGTAGGGGTGTTTCTCTTTTTCCTGGCCTATACATCCATAAACATACTGTTTGGTTGGAAAAACATCCCAGAATAACTCTTGATCAGAGACTAGACAATCAAAATAATAATCAACTAACCCCGACCATGTTTCAATCAAATCTTGCCTCAAGACCTCCGCTTCGTTTGGTGAAATATCATCTTTTTTCAACAAATCCAAATTAATACCATTTACTTTATTAACAACCGCGTAAGCGGCTAATTTCCCTTCACTATCATTGCCAATCGCAAAAATGAACGGAGCGATTTTGACATGATAATGATCTCTCAAACGTTGAAAAATTTCTTGAGCCTCGTTAAGATTATCCCTAAGATCCGCTAACTCAAAGCGATCATCCCAACTAGACAAAAGTCTCACAACCGAATCAGAGCCAAGCTCATTTTCTGACATAGTGCCAAAACCCGCATCTACAAAACTATCTAGTTTCGGATTAAGCGGTATTTCTGAAGTATCTAATTTAGCGAAATCAATTGATTTACGTGTTAAATTTCTCATAATAAATTCAGTCGTATATTTTTTCAGCCGTATTATTTCTGTGGTTTGTATGCGCAATGATTACTTCAGCCAACTGTCATCTTGCCTGACTAATAATTCTTTAGCCAAGGACAAATCAGCTAAAATAATCTTAACCGTTTTCTCCATACGCATGCCTTGCGACCCCTTGATCAGCACCAGATCTCCGGCATTAAGTTCTTTGAGTAAATAGTCACCTGCTTCTTCGCTATCAACAAATTTAATCACATGCTTCCTACTAAATCCGGCTTCTATGGCCGCCTCGGCGATAATTTTGACCCTATCGCCGACCACGATCAGCAAGTCAATTCCCTCCTGCGCCACAGTCTGACCGACTAAACGATGTCCCTTATCCTCAAAGTCTCCCAGCTCCAGCATATCGCCCAATACCGCGATTTTCCGCCCATTAGCCGGCAATTTACCAAGCACCTGAACCGCCGCCACCGTCGGTTCGGGACTGGCATTATAAGTATCATCAATAATCAATGAATCCCTGACACCTTCAATGAGTCGCATGCGTCCGGAAGGCGCACGAAAACTCTGCAGGGCCTCGGTTATTTCCACTAAATTCAAGCCCATGATTATGCCGACCGCTACTGCGGCCAAAGCGCCATAAATCAAATGTTCGCCTAAAACCTCAGGCAGAAACACCGGCACCACCTTGCCATCGTAAGACAGCTTAAAACTAACACCTTGCAAATCGTTTTTCTGGCTTAGCAGAGTAACGTCATGCGCCCGCACCGCCGCTTCGGAACTAAAGCCGTAAGTCAAGAATCTGCCTTTAACGTTATTTTTTAACTTAGCCGTGTGTTCATTATCGGCGTTTAAAACCCCCCAGCCTCCGGCGCGCAATCGTTCTACCAATATTCCCTTCTCGTGAGCGATGTTTTCTATGGTTTTAAAATATTCCAAATGCACCGGGCCGATATTGGTAATAACGCCAATATCCGGTTTCGCCAATCTGACCAGATACGCCATATCGCCCGGCCGATCAACTCCCATTTCCAAAATCAACGCCTCGGGAAAAGTTTTGTCATCAATCACCCACAGCTTAACGGCATTAAAAAACAGCTTCAGCCAGCCAAGCAAATTACCACCGGGCGACAGCTCGCCCAAAATCGTCAACGGCAAACCGATTTCATTATTATAATTCTTGATATTTTGCCGGACACGAAATTTGTCCTTAAGTACGGTAAAAATCGCCTCTTTGGTTGAGGATTTACCGATGGAACCGGTTACGCCGATAACTTTCGGCTCATATTTATTCAAGACGGCTCGCGCCAAAACAAATAATATTCTTTGTAAGATTTTTTTCAAGAAAGATTTCATAATTTAAGCGGGATCTGCGATTTATCTTTGAATTAACACTTAATACAGGATATAAACAACATATCATGGACTACTTGTCGTGTGGTACATTATAATACTCCAGAGCGAATTTGGCAACCTCCGTAAAAACCGGCGCCGCCACTGTCTCGCCCAGCCGGCCCTCAATCGGCTCGTCTACACGGACAAAAATAGCAATGCGCGGGTTCTCAAACGGCGCAAAGCCGACAAAGGAGCCGATAATGCTGTCATCTGATTTATAACCGCCGCGCATGTCCGGCACTTGCGCCGTACCGGTTTTTCCGCCTACGCGCCAACCGGGAATCTGCGCTTTCTTGGCATGGCCGTTCTCCACCACCGACACCAACATGCCTTTCATCAGAAGAGAAGTTTTGGGCGAAATCACTTGTTTGATTTCTTGCGGTTGGATCTGTTTGGTTTGGCCGTCAATAACTATCTGATCAACCACGTACGGTTTCATTAATTTGCCGCCGTTTATAATCGCCGAAAAGGCAGTAATCATCTGAATTGGCGTCACACTGATGCCTTGGCCGAAGGTAGCGGTAGCCGTATTTATTTCCCCTTTGCGACTCAAGTTGGAGATATTGCCGGTAGTTTCTTTAAACAAATCAATGCCGGTAAAATCGCCAAAACCGAAAGCTTTAACATATTGAGTAAAAACCTTGGTCGTCATTTGACGCATGGCGAAGATTACGCCGGTATTGATGGAATACTCCAGAACATTGGTCATGGTGGACAAACCGTAAGATTTATTTTCAAAATTCCTAATCTTATAATCGGTATAGTCCACTACGCCGGTATCCGTATAAGTCGTTGACGGAAGAACAGCGCCGGAATCAATGGCCGCGGCCATGGTAACAGCCTTAAAAATAGAACCCGGCTCATAGGAGTCATTAATCGCTTTAACGTTATAAACTGAGGCATCTTCAACCCTATTATACTCGTTAGGATCATAATCGGGAAAACTGCACATGGCCAGAATTTTTCCGCTGAACGGATCCATCACGATGATAGAACCGCTTTTTGATTTGTGCTGATCCAAAGACTTCTTTAATGATTGACAAGCTTGGTATTGCAAGGGGCGGTTAATAGTCAAAATTAAATTGGCGCCATCCACTTTTTCCCTTAGATAGTTTTTACCTAAAGCGATGACATTGCCCAAAACATCCTGTTCGGAAAAAATTTCACCGGCTCGGCCGGCCAGCAACTGATCGTAATAGCCTTCCAAACCATACTTACCGCTACGATCATTGCCGTCGTAGCCCAAAAAGCCGAACAATTGTCCGCCTAAAGATTTTTCCGTATAAAAACGATAACTCTTTTCGTTAAAACCGATGCCTTTAAATTGCAATTCTTTCAACATCTCAAAAACACTGTCTTCCAAACGTTCCCGCACTAAAAAATATGATTTTTCTTTTTGATTGAAAACATTGATCAATTCGTTCTTAGTCGCATCTCTGATTGTTTGTTCGGCGTACTTGTCCAAATCAGAAAAATCGGTAGAGGTGGCGTTGCCACGGAGCCGTTCGGCTAAGTCCTGAGCCGCTTGCCGGTCATCTTCGCTCAAACCTAGGATTTCAAGCAGTTTCTCCGCGGTAGTGGTGGCATCAACTATTTCTTTGGGTATGGCATAAATGACGTGCATCGTACGATTAGTGACCAACGGATAAGAAATATTTTTATCGCCCGTCTTCTCCTGAACCAGGATGGAACCGCGTTCGGGGAATAATTTTTTGTAGATTTCATGCTGGTCGGCGGCCAGCGCGGTATAAAAAGCGCCGCGCAGGATCTGCACATCAAACAATCTTCCCATCAAAACAACGCCGACAATCAAAAAAACAACCGACAGTACGGTAATACGTCCGCGGTTGTCAGAAACTTTGGTTTTGGGATGCTGATAAACTGTCATATCCGTCGAATACCGTGAACTGGCTAACGTTTAGCTATCTGATTAGATGTTCTTACCATGACGATTTCCGGACTGCCGGCTGGGACCAAGTTAAAATCAACGGCCGAGGCGGTTATTTGATCCATGGACTGCAATTTCAAGTAATTAATGGTCAACCGCCCGTTTTCTGACTGCAGTTTGGTGATGCCATTTTCCAAATCTTTGATTTGATAACCGATGGTAGCGGTCAAATTAGTCTGAGTCAAATAAACAATGCCCAGAATCGCGGCTACGACATATATTCCTATTAGAGAACGTTTGCCCGTCAAGCTATTCCAAACCTGCAAACGCCAGTTAATTTTGGTTTTAAGTTCTTTAAAGTGATGATTGCATTTTTCTTTTTTCCAAAATTTGCACATAGGGTTGTATATTTAATTTAAATTTAAATATTAGCGATGGCCCGCACTTTAAATTCTTTCTACGACTCTCAATTTGGCGGAGCGGCTCCGCGGATTGTTGGCTGTTTCCTCTGCCCCGGCTTCTACCGGCTTTCGGGTGATAATCTTGATTCGTGGCGCCTCACTGCCGGCCATGTCTTTAAAAAATCTCTTGACCAGGCGATCCTCGCCCGAATGAAAGGAAATAACGGCTAATCGTCCGCCCGACGACAAGAGATCAATGGCCTGAGGCAAAGTGGCAACAATATTGCCGAATTCATCATTGACCGCTATGCGCAAGGCCTGAAAGACTCGCGTAGCCGGATGCTTTTTGGACGGCGTCTTGAATTTTTTCTGGTAAATGCCGGAAACGACTTCCACCAAGGTTTCTACTGTTTCTATTTTCAGGCCCTGCTGACGCGTGGCGATTATCTCGCGCGCGATCGGCTTAGCCAACGGCTCTTCGCCATAATCGGTAAAAATCCTGATTAATTCCGCTTCGCTTGAATTGTTGATCAATTCGGCGGCGCTTTGGCCGGCCGTCGGATTAAAACGCAAGTCC includes:
- the dnaB gene encoding replicative DNA helicase, translating into MSDNSLRKLPPQNLEAEQSLLGALLIDKDAIIKIADLITSEDFYQTAHGIIYSVILELFERKDPIDILSLSSRLNELGKIDLVGGRSYLITLTNQVPSAAHVVSYAQIIQKKATLRRLIAAASNILDLGYQEDKEVNEILDKSEQSVFAVSQKFLKEKFTHIKDVLTGAFDRIDELHREKGKLRGLPTGFTEMDNVLGGLQKSDLIILAARPSVGKTALALDIARNAAIRHKKSVGIFSLEMSKEQLVDRLISGEAGVDMWKMRTGRLSEAGEDFPRIGHAMSELSESNIFIDDFANTNVMELRTKARRLQIEHGLDLIILDYLQLMEGSGSRQSSESRVQEIAEISRALKGLARELNIPVLALSQLSRAVEMNKPAIPKLSHLRESGSIEQDADVVMFIYRKASDRNFDINSLTEEEKHSAEIHVAKHRNGPTGLVHLYFEGNTVSFKNLDRSYNQ
- a CDS encoding YbaB/EbfC family nucleoid-associated protein, with protein sequence MFSKIKAIQDLKNQANTIKKALAEEAIEGQGGWGKVKISMDGNQEVKSVVIDQEIVGDKTKLETAVKEAVNDAVKKVQRVMANKMSQMGGLNIPGMGK
- a CDS encoding Mur ligase family protein; the encoded protein is MKSFLKKILQRILFVLARAVLNKYEPKVIGVTGSIGKSSTKEAIFTVLKDKFRVRQNIKNYNNEIGLPLTILGELSPGGNLLGWLKLFFNAVKLWVIDDKTFPEALILEMGVDRPGDMAYLVRLAKPDIGVITNIGPVHLEYFKTIENIAHEKGILVERLRAGGWGVLNADNEHTAKLKNNVKGRFLTYGFSSEAAVRAHDVTLLSQKNDLQGVSFKLSYDGKVVPVFLPEVLGEHLIYGALAAVAVGIIMGLNLVEITEALQSFRAPSGRMRLIEGVRDSLIIDDTYNASPEPTVAAVQVLGKLPANGRKIAVLGDMLELGDFEDKGHRLVGQTVAQEGIDLLIVVGDRVKIIAEAAIEAGFSRKHVIKFVDSEEAGDYLLKELNAGDLVLIKGSQGMRMEKTVKIILADLSLAKELLVRQDDSWLK
- a CDS encoding penicillin-binding protein 2 — its product is MTVYQHPKTKVSDNRGRITVLSVVFLIVGVVLMGRLFDVQILRGAFYTALAADQHEIYKKLFPERGSILVQEKTGDKNISYPLVTNRTMHVIYAIPKEIVDATTTAEKLLEILGLSEDDRQAAQDLAERLRGNATSTDFSDLDKYAEQTIRDATKNELINVFNQKEKSYFLVRERLEDSVFEMLKELQFKGIGFNEKSYRFYTEKSLGGQLFGFLGYDGNDRSGKYGLEGYYDQLLAGRAGEIFSEQDVLGNVIALGKNYLREKVDGANLILTINRPLQYQACQSLKKSLDQHKSKSGSIIVMDPFSGKILAMCSFPDYDPNEYNRVEDASVYNVKAINDSYEPGSIFKAVTMAAAIDSGAVLPSTTYTDTGVVDYTDYKIRNFENKSYGLSTMTNVLEYSINTGVIFAMRQMTTKVFTQYVKAFGFGDFTGIDLFKETTGNISNLSRKGEINTATATFGQGISVTPIQMITAFSAIINGGKLMKPYVVDQIVIDGQTKQIQPQEIKQVISPKTSLLMKGMLVSVVENGHAKKAQIPGWRVGGKTGTAQVPDMRGGYKSDDSIIGSFVGFAPFENPRIAIFVRVDEPIEGRLGETVAAPVFTEVAKFALEYYNVPHDK
- the rsmH gene encoding 16S rRNA (cytosine(1402)-N(4))-methyltransferase RsmH; protein product: MPSIHEPVLLKEVLHYLNPQPGDNFIDCTFGGGGHSLAILELIKPGGKVLGIDWDAETIQDSANGNLILVNNNYRNLKRIVSEIPDLGSIKGILLDLGLSSDQLADDERGFSFRSTGALDLRFNPTAGQSAAELINNSSEAELIRIFTDYGEEPLAKPIAREIIATRQQGLKIETVETLVEVVSGIYQKKFKTPSKKHPATRVFQALRIAVNDEFGNIVATLPQAIDLLSSGGRLAVISFHSGEDRLVKRFFKDMAGSEAPRIKIITRKPVEAGAEETANNPRSRSAKLRVVERI